The stretch of DNA CAATTGCAAGTATATGCGTGTGCTATATCCACTAACTTCGATTTTTGGGAATAAATATGTCCTATACTGGATCCGCCCCTGGTTGTGAAGTGAAAGATCTGTGCTCTGTGGAGATGTCCAAGTGTTTATTCTAACCTTTTCATCAGGATTTTTGGAGGTCAGAGTAATGAAATAAAATGCTGCTCAAAAGCAAGTTTAAGTTGGCCACAGCCATTGGCATCATGCTCTCGATGCTATCGCTGCTCGTGCACCTTTTTCTTGCAAATTATTCAGCTGGGGGCATTACAAAGTACAGCATGCATATGGATGATGTCCTTCCATTTGGACCGGTAATTCACAAGTCCTAACCAAGCTGCAGTACCAAATTCTCAATTTTCCTGAGTTTTTTAATGAAGGAATTTGTGTTTATTGAGGTTATGCTGGGCAAACATTTTCACTGCAATTGTTGGATATACGTCCTAACATCATTTTCCATTCTTCTCGAATTTTGGCAGAGGCCTCGCCCACGGAGATTGTGGGGTCCATTGCGCAAACTTGATCACTTGCATCCTTTTGCAAAACCTAGCAAAACATATGCTGGTAATTTGATTCTCAACTTGCACATACTTTATTAGTATTTTCATTGTCAAAAGTTTCTGTTGAGCATGTTTGGTTGCATTAGACATTGAGGGAAAATCTGTAGGTGAATTTGCATTCCTTTTCTCGATAAGCACACTTGTGCATACGGAATATCTCAAAATATACATACATATAGACTGACTATGCTAGAATTCGAACGCTTGCAAAGCAATATGCATTTTGTGATAAGCGCAGATGATCATTTTTCTACAAGTTTGCATATTCTATCATGATCTGTCTATGATTTTGTTCGATATATTTTTGGCATGTTTAGGTGTTAACTGCTCAGCCTAAAATATTCCTCTATTTTCCGAACATTGGAATCATCAGTGTTGGGTTGTTGACCTTAGAATGTTTCTTAATATGACTCCTGTGACATGCACAATAATGTGGATAAATCTGTTGCCATACTTCAACTATAATTACTACATGCTTATAGCATTTTTGAAGTGTTAGACTACCTGAAATGCTTAATTTGTATGCTCACTGTCAACCCATTTTAGGGTATTTTTGACCCTTTTGTTTTGATTGTAACAGATAAATATAAACATTGATAAAATCTGTTCGATTTTCCTTATTGCAGCTCCCAGTCAGCATAATGGTTTTATTTATGCAAAGATATATGGTGGCTTTGAGAAGATACAGTCTTCAGTAAGTTTTCTTGTGTAAATAATCCTTTTACTTGTTATCATTATAATAGGATCATGACATTGTTTCCTTTGTTAGATCTGTGACCTTGTTGCCGTTGCCAGGCTCTTAAATGCTACCCTGGTTATTCCTGAGATACAAGCAACAACTCGTGCAAAAGGCATCAGGTTGATGTGTCCTTCCTCATTCTGAAATTCATTATGGTAGTTTATCTATTCCTTTTACTCTGTTTTTCTGCTCGACCTCTAAATATAGCTTTCTCTCTATTCCGACCTTGCAGTCCAAAGTTCAAAAGCTTTTCTTACCTATATGATGAAGATCATTTCATAGATGCACTTTCCAATGATGTGGCTATTGTGCGTGGCTTGCCAAAGGATCTCAGAGAGGCTAGAAAAAAGATAAAATTTCCCACAGTATCTCCTAGGAATTCTGCCACTCCAGAGTACTACATGACAGAAGTATTACCCAGACTTGTAAAATCAAAAGTTATTGGGATAATTGTTAATGGAGGTAATTGTCTTAAGGTATCCTCCAAGCCCATGCTTACTCTGTTTTGTTTTTCGTTTTATTTTCAATGTGAACTTAGAGCCTTTCCATATGGTTTTCTGCAGTCAATTCTCCCTGCAAACCTGGAGGAATTTCAGAAGCTTAGATGCAGGGTAGCCTTCCATGCTCTAAGGTTGCGCCCTCAAATTCAGGCTCTTGGGAGCCAGATAGTAGGAAGGTGAGGCTTCCCACCTTTGCCATTGCTCCTCTCGctcctttctttttttgttCTTTCATCACTTATAGATTTATCAATTATGCTCCATGCGCTATGTATCATCAATGTATGGAATGAAACTTGAACTACTTTGATTGTGATGCCTCGATAAATAACTTACAGCCTTATTCCATGATTCAAGTTGGCTTCCCTTGTATACATAGTTACATACTAGGAAGAAAGATGGCACTTCACTCATTTTGCAATATTTCCTTGTTCTGGAAAGTTTTGGGTTGCTTTGTCTAGATTGAGAATGTTGCTGTTCAACTATGTAAACAATTAAAATCTTCCTTCCAGGGTAGACTTGTTATAAGAGCTGAAGCGGTTCTTCTTCGCTCATTGATAATTATGCTTCTCATTCTGACTTTCTGTTCTTATAAATCATAACTCAAGAGTGTTTTTTATAGGTTGCGAGCATCCGGCCATCCTTATCTGGCATATCACCCAGGATTGCTAAGAGATACTCTAGCTTTTCATGGTTGTGCTGAACTATTCCAGGTTTGTATGCTTAGAATTGCTGTGTTCCAGTATGGAATCTGTATGACCTCGCTTCCAGTATCTATATGTTGGACTTTCCTTTGACTGGTTGATAATTTTGATCGTTTCTAGGATATTCATACGGAGCTTATTCAGTCTAGAAGGAATCAGATGATTAAACGAGGAACGGTAAAGGAACAACTAACAGTTGATTCAGTGTCCAGGAAGATGGCTGGTTCGTGTCCACTCATGCCAGAAGAGGTGAGCTTGCTTATAACAGACTGTCTGTTTGCTCACTAAATTTGGTTGAAACGGTTCATCAATCAACTACTGTGCTGCAGACCCATGGATTCCAAGGATCAGGGTCTTTCTTTTTGGTTCTGCTATCAACATATAGAGGctgacaaaatataagaaacagaaCAAGATAGTTCTAGATGATAATTTTCCTTACCTGTGTGGACCTTTACATTAGGGATATGAACTATATGTTTTGCTTTCAAGCATGTTGTTTGTACTAGTCTACTCATTATGAAAAAGCAGGCTCAAAATAAAGTAgttaaaagaaagaaaaagtaCCTAGAAAGACTTAGACTTCATCTCTTCTTTCTATTCTTTGGTCATGTGGGGCACATTGAGCTGCAGCGATATAATACTGTGCCTGATTTACTGTACCAGCTTAGTAATTTATTTTGATTGCTAATGCTGTGATGTAACAATCTTGCGTTTCCAGGTTGGACTTCTACTTCAAGCATTAGGTTACCCACCTACAACAATAATATTCTTGGCTGGTTCTGAGACTTTTGGTGGACAGAGAATGCTTATTCCTCTACGAGCTATGTTTGCTAACCTAGTTGACCGCACTTCACTATGTAGTCAGAAGGAGCTGTCTGATTTAGTTGGGCCAGAAGAACCCCTAACCTCAGATTTGCCTCATCCCCCACCTCCCAAGAGTGAAAAACAACTCATTGAAGAATGGAAGAGAGCAGGGCCTCGTCCAAGACCACTGCCTCCACCTCCTGCAAGGCCATTCTATGCCCATGAGAAGGAAGGCTGGTATGGTTGGATTGGTGAGAATGACACAGAACCAGATGCTTCTCCAATTGAATTCAGGAGGCAAGCGCACCGGTTGCTCTGGGATGCGCTTGATTATTTTGTTTCTGTTGAAGCTGATGCCTTCTTCCCTGGGTTTCACAATGATGGGAGTGGTTGGCCGGACTGCTCAAGTTTGATCATGGGGCACAGGTTATACCAGTCACCTTCTGGTATTACCTACAGGCCTGACAGGTACAAAGCCATTATATTGATATAGTTACATACTATGTGTATAGCTTAAaagattttttttctctctctctttcttcagCCATTAAAATTGCATTTCATATCTATTATATTGCAAATGAAAAAATTGTAACCGGCATTGGTGGTAGTTAAGTAGCCTCCAGGTTGCAAGAGGATAGCCGTTAATCTTGGAATAAACTCAAAAGCTATGCATGTTGTAAAATCATTAAGGTACTTGATTGTTCACTAGTATATTATGGTCAAGCATAATAACCTTTTGACAATTATAGTACCATTTGTTATGAAGTTTTGCATGATGATCATTCCCACCCCCTTTTAATCATCAGAAAGATTGTTGCCGCGCTGTTTGAAGATGTTAGTGATCATCGGTATCATCCACCACGGAATTGGACAATTGCTGCACGTGAGCACCTCAACAGAAGTGCAGGTGTGGAAGGCATCGTGTTATCAGCTACGTTGTCAAGACCTGTATCTTTTCTCGCGCACCCATTGCCAGAGTGCTCTTGCAGAACACCAAAATCACCTGCTGTTCAACCAGTGAAAAGCAGCAATGGCAGACTCCTATTTGGAGGTGAGGAAGAGTGTCCAGATTGGATGGTGCGCAGCCTGGCAATGGCTTCTGCCAAAAATAGTGAACCTCAAAATGAGGACTATGAAGATGAATTGCCTGAAGATGACTCTAGCCTGGACACGCAGCACGAATCTGACAGAAGCGACGTGAATAAATCTTCAGAGCAAGATGAAGAGATGGATCCAGATGATTAGAGAGATGTGGAGCATAGATGTATGGCGCGCCTTTTAACCGCTATCAGCTCCAGGTTGCAATACGAGCATCCACTCCAAGAATGTCCTCCTGGACCAGCGGGCATCATCTTGCATTGCAGCAACACATCAGCATCTGGAATACTCCCAGGATGACAAGATCGTCGATATAGGGAGCTTGCCTGGATTATGCTCTGTTTGCGACCAGGCTTCGATACAAAACTAACACTTTgttctcttcttccttcttgtCTCACTCTTTTTTTTTGGGTTTACATTTTTGTGGGTACAGCCCAAAGAAATTGTTTCTGTAAAAATGTATGTCAACCGGGAATACACTATTTTTGGAGGTGAGTTTGATATCTAGCATTTAAAATGAGATtggcttcttttttttttgtttgtttgttatAGGAGAAGTCTAAATTACTCCCCTCAACTATAGCCAAAGTCCGAATAACCCTCTAAACTATTGTTTGATTCATTTACCCTCCAAACTATGCTCTTTGGTTTAAATTACCCCTTAATACAAATTGTTTTTTTCATTTCTCCATGCATAGGTGGAGTTTTAAGTTGAAATTTTACAAGATGATAGAACACATCATAACACATGTGAGAAAAAATACATCAtaatttattattattattttgataggttagaatatttaataataaattaatcattgGAGTTTAAAATTATATGAAAAATAATGATAAAAAATTATAACAACCTTTTTAATATTCATTGCGATGTCCATTACAACCctgaaaatttgaaattaaaatcCAACTTGTGTATGGAGGAATAAATTGTATTATACGGTGAAATGAA from Panicum hallii strain FIL2 chromosome 3, PHallii_v3.1, whole genome shotgun sequence encodes:
- the LOC112886837 gene encoding protein EMBRYO SAC DEVELOPMENT ARREST 30 isoform X2; its protein translation is MMSFHLDRGLAHGDCGVHCANLITCILLQNLAKHMLLPVSIMVLFMQRYMVALRRYSLQLLNATLVIPEIQATTRAKGISPKFKSFSYLYDEDHFIDALSNDVAIVRGLPKDLREARKKIKFPTVSPRNSATPEYYMTEVLPRLVKSKVIGIIVNGGNCLKSILPANLEEFQKLRCRVAFHALRLRPQIQALGSQIVGRLRASGHPYLAYHPGLLRDTLAFHGCAELFQDIHTELIQSRRNQMIKRGTVKEQLTVDSVSRKMAGSCPLMPEEVGLLLQALGYPPTTIIFLAGSETFGGQRMLIPLRAMFANLVDRTSLCSQKELSDLVGPEEPLTSDLPHPPPPKSEKQLIEEWKRAGPRPRPLPPPPARPFYAHEKEGWYGWIGENDTEPDASPIEFRRQAHRLLWDALDYFVSVEADAFFPGFHNDGSGWPDCSSLIMGHRLYQSPSGITYRPDRKIVAALFEDVSDHRYHPPRNWTIAAREHLNRSAGVEGIVLSATLSRPVSFLAHPLPECSCRTPKSPAVQPVKSSNGRLLFGGEEECPDWMVRSLAMASAKNSEPQNEDYEDELPEDDSSLDTQHESDRSDVNKSSEQDEEMDPDD
- the LOC112886837 gene encoding protein EMBRYO SAC DEVELOPMENT ARREST 30 isoform X1, whose amino-acid sequence is MLLKSKFKLATAIGIMLSMLSLLVHLFLANYSAGGITKYSMHMDDVLPFGPRPRPRRLWGPLRKLDHLHPFAKPSKTYAAPSQHNGFIYAKIYGGFEKIQSSICDLVAVARLLNATLVIPEIQATTRAKGISPKFKSFSYLYDEDHFIDALSNDVAIVRGLPKDLREARKKIKFPTVSPRNSATPEYYMTEVLPRLVKSKVIGIIVNGGNCLKSILPANLEEFQKLRCRVAFHALRLRPQIQALGSQIVGRLRASGHPYLAYHPGLLRDTLAFHGCAELFQDIHTELIQSRRNQMIKRGTVKEQLTVDSVSRKMAGSCPLMPEEVGLLLQALGYPPTTIIFLAGSETFGGQRMLIPLRAMFANLVDRTSLCSQKELSDLVGPEEPLTSDLPHPPPPKSEKQLIEEWKRAGPRPRPLPPPPARPFYAHEKEGWYGWIGENDTEPDASPIEFRRQAHRLLWDALDYFVSVEADAFFPGFHNDGSGWPDCSSLIMGHRLYQSPSGITYRPDRKIVAALFEDVSDHRYHPPRNWTIAAREHLNRSAGVEGIVLSATLSRPVSFLAHPLPECSCRTPKSPAVQPVKSSNGRLLFGGEEECPDWMVRSLAMASAKNSEPQNEDYEDELPEDDSSLDTQHESDRSDVNKSSEQDEEMDPDD
- the LOC112886837 gene encoding protein EMBRYO SAC DEVELOPMENT ARREST 30 isoform X3, coding for MLLPVSIMVLFMQRYMVALRRYSLQLLNATLVIPEIQATTRAKGISPKFKSFSYLYDEDHFIDALSNDVAIVRGLPKDLREARKKIKFPTVSPRNSATPEYYMTEVLPRLVKSKVIGIIVNGGNCLKSILPANLEEFQKLRCRVAFHALRLRPQIQALGSQIVGRLRASGHPYLAYHPGLLRDTLAFHGCAELFQDIHTELIQSRRNQMIKRGTVKEQLTVDSVSRKMAGSCPLMPEEVGLLLQALGYPPTTIIFLAGSETFGGQRMLIPLRAMFANLVDRTSLCSQKELSDLVGPEEPLTSDLPHPPPPKSEKQLIEEWKRAGPRPRPLPPPPARPFYAHEKEGWYGWIGENDTEPDASPIEFRRQAHRLLWDALDYFVSVEADAFFPGFHNDGSGWPDCSSLIMGHRLYQSPSGITYRPDRKIVAALFEDVSDHRYHPPRNWTIAAREHLNRSAGVEGIVLSATLSRPVSFLAHPLPECSCRTPKSPAVQPVKSSNGRLLFGGEEECPDWMVRSLAMASAKNSEPQNEDYEDELPEDDSSLDTQHESDRSDVNKSSEQDEEMDPDD